A stretch of DNA from Yoonia sp. BS5-3:
GGCCAAACAGGGTCTCGGCGCCAATCAGCATCGGGCGGCTTTGGATCAAACCGGCCGAGGGATCAGCGGCCAAAGCACTGGCCAAATGGCGGATGGCGCGGCCGCTCATCAGACTGTCAGCATCCAAAACCAGCATGGCGTCATAAGCGGCGCCCCAATTCTCAATCCAATCGGCGATATTGCCGACTTTCTTGTCGGTATTTTCGCTGCGGCGGCGATAGTGGACCTCAATACTGCCAGCCATGTCACGTTTGAGCGCGGCGAAAGCGCGCTCTTCCAAGGCGGCGATGTCAGGATCGCGTGTATCGGACAGAATGAACAGACTATAGCGCCCGGCGCCCGGACCATTGGCCAACTCGCGCAGCATGGCCGAAGCATTGCCGAACACATCCCAGGGCGGTTCATTATAGACGGGCACCAACAGGGCCACATCCATCTGGATCTGCGCGGGATCATGGCGCATCACCCTGCCCCGGGTCAGCATGAAACTGACCAGACCAAGACAGGCCGTCGTGACCGAAAAGATCAGCCAAAGCGACGTCAGCGCGACCAGCGCGACGACCGCCGCGTCGACCTTGGACACACCACCCTGGCTTAGATATTGGATCAGCCAATAACAAATCATCGCGCTCAGCACGATTGTCGGACCAAAAGCCGCCAGACGCCACAGGCGCACACCGGTCCGGCCAGGCGAGGCCCCGATATCACGCTTATGGGTGACCTTCGAAAAGGTCTGCGGCGACATCGCAAGCGGCGCGCGCGCAGGCATATCAGCGGCGGCATAAGGCATTATGCGGTCCACCGGTAGAGCCACACTTCGCTCAGCGGGGCGCCGTTCAGACGCAGCTGGGCGCGGAATTCGATCTGGGTCTCTTCGCCGGGTTCAAACTTGAACGCCAGACGCGGGCCGTTGGTTTCAGGGTTGCGCTGCAACACGCCCGATGACACCTCACCGGCGCTGCCTTGGACAACGATGTCCACCTCGCTCAAGTCTTCTGGTACCGCCTCGCCTGCGGCAAAATCAATCAGCACGATCGTGCCGCGATTTTCAAAGGCCGAGCCGATCATCGTATTCAGGACAATCAGCCCCTCACCGTAATTGACCTCTTCGCCCCAAGTCAGGCGATAGGAATAAGTGGCCTGGGCCCCGGCCTGCACCCCATTGGCGGGACGCCAATAGCAGACGATATTGTCAAAAATCTCAGACGGTGTCGGTATTTCGATCAGCGCGACCGACCCGCGACCCCAATCGCCTTTGGGTTCGATCCAGACACCGGGGCGGCGATGATAAAGCGCCTCCAGATCCGCAAAATCGCTGTATTCGCGGGCGCGCTGCATCAGCCCGAACCCTTTGGGATTGTTATCGACAAAGGCACTGATTTGCAGATTGGTTGGGTTGGCCAATGGGCGCCAAATCGTCTCGCCCGCGCCATTCATGATCTGCAGACCGTCTGAATCATGCACTGCCGGGCGGAAATCGGTAAACCGATGCCGGTTTGTCTGATCATATTGAAACATCGACGTCAGAGGCGCGATACCGACATTATCGATATCACGACGGGGGAACAGATGCGCTGTTACGTCCATGGTCAAAGGACTGCCGGGCGTGATCTCAAACCGGTAGGCCCCTGCACAGCTGGGGCCATCCAAAAGCGCATGCAGCACAAAAGTCGTGGCGCCCGGGCTTGGTTTTTCCAGCCAGAAAGACCGGAAATCGGGAAATTCTTCGCCATCGGGGCTGGCCGTATCAATCGCAAGCCCGCGTGCCGACAGCCCATAAATATTGCCCGTGCCAATCGCGCGGAAATAGCTGGCACCCTGAAAAACAGCAAATTCCTGATAAATTCCCTGTTTTTCCAGCTCGGCGCGCAGACGCAATCCTGAATAGCCCAGCGTGTCATCCTGCGGCAAATCAGGGAATTTGTCGGTCGTGTCGAAAACACCAAAATCAAAGCGCAAAGGACGCGCTTCGCCATTTTCGACAACCGAAATGTCAATCGGGAAAGGAAAATAAAGCCCGGGCGCAAACACATCCATGCGCAGCGGGGTTTCATCCTGATTTTGCCAAAGCGCGTTGCGGCCATCAAACCAGATGGTCTGATAATCCTCAAAGCTGATATTGGTCCATTCCTCGGGAATGCGCGCGCGCGGCTGGAAATCATGATCGGCCAGCATCCGGGCGAGATCGATCACATCATCAGGATTGAACGGAACACCGGGATCGGTCTGCAAACCCGGCTCTTCCTGGGTCTGCGCAAAGGCAGGGGTTCCCACCAAGGCCGCAAGACTGGCTACAAATTCACGCCGCAGCATTGCTCTGCCTCCTTGTTTTCCATGGTTGGGATTTAAACCAAGCCGCCAGATAGGCAATGCCGATGATCGCAGCAAATCCGATTGCGTTGACCAGAACCATCGTGGCATGCGAACGCCCCATCAGGTCAAACATCACGCCCATCAGCCGGGCGAAGAACATCGAGAAGACAAAGACAGCAAGCGATTGCTGACCCACTTTCATGATAACCGCCAGCACCATGGCCCAGATTTGCGCGCCGATACCGCCGCCCTCACGGGCCCTGATCCGCGCGCCCATTGGACCGGCCAAAAACCAGGCCACATAGGCCAGCGCAAGGAATTGGACGTAACGCAAAATCCCGAAATCGGATTTGAAGAACAGCGCCGAATTTGCACTGCGCCAATCGCGGGCCCAATCCAGATCCAATTCGCGCGTGCCGATATTGGACAGCGGAATATTCGCCAACACGACAGCCAGCGCGACCAGAAACAACCACCCCGCGCGCGGCGGCGCGGGCAGCCAGCGCATCATAAAGGCAAAGCCGGTGAAGAAGACCAGCTGCCAGCCGAACGGGTTAAAGAACCATGTGCGCTCTGACCAGGGCTCGGCCGGGAAATCAAGGGCGAAGGCCTCGAGCCCGATCATTTCCAAAATGCGGCCCTGCGCGAAGGCCCACAGGATGAACATCGCCGCAAAGACCAGCCCGACATGGGCGCGCGACAACAAGACCATCAGCGGCAGCATCGCCAGAATGACCAGATACATCGGCAAAATGTCAAAGTAATTGGGCACATATGTCAGGGTCAAAAGCCCCAAAAGGTTGGTCTGCGCGTTGTTGAAAAACGGATGCAGGTTCAACTGCCCAACATAATCGCGCCCATCGGGGAAGATGCCGTTTAGCGCGACCATCGTGGCCGCAATGGCAAAGAACAGGGCGATATGCGCCCAATAGACCTGCCAGGTCCGAAAAGCCACGCGCGCGGTGCCCATCCACATGCCCCGCTTGGCAAACACAGCGCCAAAAGCGATGGCCGATGCCATGCCCGAACAGAATACGAAAATCTCGGTCGCGTCCGAAAAGCCCCATCGGGCCGGAATCCAACGTGTGACCCAATTGCCGGGTGTATGCGCGATCAGGATGATAAACATCGCAATCCCGCGAAAGAAATCCAGCCGCACATCGCGCGTTGTTGCCGCCGGTTTGGCGGCGGCTGCGGAATGTGGCGTAGTCGCAGTCGTTGCGCCATGGGGCGCTGCGGTCCCTGCTGCTAAAGTCGTGGTCTGCACCGTCTTGTCCTGATACCGATCTTATTCTGCTGCGGTCGATTGCGCGCCATAGCTGCGAAGCTGGCCAAGCTGCTGCATCCGCGATGCGGCAAAGCTGTCTTCAC
This window harbors:
- a CDS encoding OpgC family protein, giving the protein MQTTTLAAGTAAPHGATTATTPHSAAAAKPAATTRDVRLDFFRGIAMFIILIAHTPGNWVTRWIPARWGFSDATEIFVFCSGMASAIAFGAVFAKRGMWMGTARVAFRTWQVYWAHIALFFAIAATMVALNGIFPDGRDYVGQLNLHPFFNNAQTNLLGLLTLTYVPNYFDILPMYLVILAMLPLMVLLSRAHVGLVFAAMFILWAFAQGRILEMIGLEAFALDFPAEPWSERTWFFNPFGWQLVFFTGFAFMMRWLPAPPRAGWLFLVALAVVLANIPLSNIGTRELDLDWARDWRSANSALFFKSDFGILRYVQFLALAYVAWFLAGPMGARIRAREGGGIGAQIWAMVLAVIMKVGQQSLAVFVFSMFFARLMGVMFDLMGRSHATMVLVNAIGFAAIIGIAYLAAWFKSQPWKTRRQSNAAA
- a CDS encoding glucan biosynthesis protein G; amino-acid sequence: MLRREFVASLAALVGTPAFAQTQEEPGLQTDPGVPFNPDDVIDLARMLADHDFQPRARIPEEWTNISFEDYQTIWFDGRNALWQNQDETPLRMDVFAPGLYFPFPIDISVVENGEARPLRFDFGVFDTTDKFPDLPQDDTLGYSGLRLRAELEKQGIYQEFAVFQGASYFRAIGTGNIYGLSARGLAIDTASPDGEEFPDFRSFWLEKPSPGATTFVLHALLDGPSCAGAYRFEITPGSPLTMDVTAHLFPRRDIDNVGIAPLTSMFQYDQTNRHRFTDFRPAVHDSDGLQIMNGAGETIWRPLANPTNLQISAFVDNNPKGFGLMQRAREYSDFADLEALYHRRPGVWIEPKGDWGRGSVALIEIPTPSEIFDNIVCYWRPANGVQAGAQATYSYRLTWGEEVNYGEGLIVLNTMIGSAFENRGTIVLIDFAAGEAVPEDLSEVDIVVQGSAGEVSSGVLQRNPETNGPRLAFKFEPGEETQIEFRAQLRLNGAPLSEVWLYRWTA